One part of the Microbacterium aurugineum genome encodes these proteins:
- a CDS encoding ATP-binding protein, whose amino-acid sequence MSSSPEISFHTVLVANRGEIARRVIRTLRALGIRSVAVYSDADASAPHVREADVAVRIGPAPAAESYLDIDAVIAAARSTGAQAIHPGYGFLSESVGLAEACAESGIVFIGPSVKALQIMGDKARARDHVLRHGVPVVPGFDAKGLSDLEIAEEAERVGYPLLVKPSAGGGGKGMEVVADAKGLPGALASARRVAAAAFGDDALILERLIRRPRHIEVQVFGDAHGTVVALGERECTLQRRHQKVIEEAPSAGIPAHTREQLLAAAVLAAESVEYVGAGTVEFLIDADAPDEVFFIEMNTRLQVEHPVTEEVTGLDLVALQLRAADGLPLAIAPRLRGHAVEARVYAESPERGFLPSTGTVLLFEPPIGVRVDAAIESGSAVTGFYDPMIAKVIAFADDRATALARLDEALARTVVLGVETNIAFLRALCQDERVLAGDLDTGLIDTLLPFDAERPSSAQLAAAQEAVAGHSEPVRTSPLWRELPGWRLGAAEVAVAPFVALTDADDEIALTETSPTGSREAIRAAVDGDGAVWVAEGGRTVRLRPLDRKQRMLRRLSARDAGVAATEPEGRAPMPGSVVAVHVADGDPVSAGDALVSIEAMKMEHSVLAPHDGVVHLLVAVGDQVRRDQPVARVTTEES is encoded by the coding sequence ATGTCGTCGTCACCCGAGATCTCCTTCCACACCGTCCTCGTCGCCAACCGCGGCGAGATCGCCAGGCGCGTGATCCGCACCCTCCGCGCCCTCGGCATCCGCAGCGTCGCGGTGTACAGCGACGCCGATGCCTCGGCACCGCACGTGCGCGAGGCGGACGTTGCCGTGCGGATCGGTCCTGCACCGGCGGCGGAGTCGTACCTCGACATCGATGCCGTGATCGCAGCCGCCCGCAGCACCGGCGCCCAGGCCATCCACCCCGGCTACGGGTTCCTCTCCGAGAGCGTCGGACTCGCGGAGGCCTGCGCGGAGAGCGGCATCGTCTTCATCGGCCCCTCGGTGAAGGCTCTGCAGATCATGGGGGACAAAGCGCGCGCTCGTGACCATGTCCTGCGCCACGGCGTTCCCGTGGTCCCCGGCTTCGATGCCAAGGGCCTGTCCGATCTCGAGATCGCCGAGGAGGCGGAGCGCGTCGGGTACCCGCTGCTGGTGAAGCCCAGCGCCGGCGGCGGCGGCAAAGGTATGGAGGTCGTCGCCGACGCGAAGGGGCTTCCAGGCGCGCTCGCCTCCGCACGACGTGTGGCGGCCGCGGCGTTCGGGGACGATGCTCTGATCCTCGAACGCCTGATCAGGCGCCCTCGGCACATCGAGGTTCAGGTCTTCGGAGATGCGCACGGGACGGTCGTCGCGCTCGGCGAACGGGAATGCACGCTGCAGCGACGGCACCAGAAGGTCATCGAGGAGGCACCGTCCGCCGGGATCCCCGCACATACCCGGGAACAGCTGCTCGCGGCGGCCGTCCTCGCGGCTGAGAGTGTCGAGTACGTCGGCGCGGGCACCGTCGAGTTCCTCATCGACGCCGATGCTCCCGATGAGGTGTTCTTCATCGAGATGAACACCCGGCTGCAGGTGGAGCACCCGGTGACCGAGGAGGTCACCGGGCTCGATCTCGTCGCTCTTCAACTCCGTGCCGCGGATGGGCTTCCGCTCGCGATCGCACCACGTCTACGCGGTCACGCTGTGGAGGCCCGCGTGTACGCGGAGTCGCCGGAGCGCGGATTCCTCCCCTCGACCGGGACTGTTCTGCTCTTCGAGCCCCCCATCGGCGTCCGCGTCGACGCGGCGATCGAGTCAGGAAGCGCGGTGACGGGCTTCTACGACCCGATGATCGCGAAGGTGATCGCGTTCGCAGATGACCGTGCCACTGCACTTGCTCGTCTCGACGAGGCGCTCGCACGCACGGTCGTGCTGGGCGTCGAGACGAACATCGCGTTCCTCCGGGCCCTCTGTCAGGACGAGCGTGTCCTCGCCGGCGACCTCGACACGGGTCTCATCGACACCCTGCTTCCGTTCGACGCGGAGAGGCCTTCGTCGGCGCAGCTCGCCGCGGCGCAGGAGGCGGTAGCCGGGCACTCCGAGCCGGTGCGGACGAGCCCCCTGTGGCGTGAGCTTCCGGGGTGGCGCTTGGGGGCCGCAGAGGTGGCAGTCGCACCGTTCGTCGCACTCACGGACGCCGACGACGAGATCGCGCTCACGGAGACGTCTCCCACCGGGTCGCGCGAAGCGATCCGTGCCGCCGTGGATGGCGATGGAGCCGTGTGGGTCGCCGAGGGCGGCCGCACCGTGCGCCTCCGGCCCCTCGACCGGAAACAGCGGATGCTGCGACGACTGTCCGCGCGTGACGCGGGGGTTGCGGCGACGGAACCGGAAGGACGCGCCCCGATGCCGGGCAGCGTCGTCGCGGTGCACGTCGCGGACGGGGATCCGGTGTCCGCCGGTGATGCACTCGTCTCGATCGAGGCGATGAAGATGGAACATTCTGTGCTCGCACCCCACGACGGGGTGGTGCATCTGCTGGTCGCGGTCGGCGACCAGGTACGGCGCGACCAACCGGTCGCCCGTGTGACGACGGAGGAGAGCTGA